In one window of Nicotiana tabacum cultivar K326 chromosome 12, ASM71507v2, whole genome shotgun sequence DNA:
- the LOC107783346 gene encoding GATA transcription factor 19 isoform X1 produces MMSGNPRPLQARPYEDHGPLQSIQMEEEEEDDDGTYEDYGGEETMDEAEEIRTKVLNHHQYGGGGGVVEVSRSSELTLAFEGEVYVFPAVTPEKVQAVLLLLGECDIPTAVPTVEVPFDNTVEDFPKQVNLSRRFASLVRFREKRKERCFDKKIRYSVRKEVAQRMHRKNGQFASLKASSGSSSCDSAKSSLEGDGTQHSETVPGKCHHCGVSENCTPAMRRGPDGPRTLCNACGLKWANKGTLRDLSKGARKISVEPKELGTPDNPMKAFAEGSLDQCADVEKNLFGAGSNLANEIPVGIISPSCNLVEQETLVDIGNASKTEIDIPANFD; encoded by the exons ATGATGTCGGGGAATCCACGGCCACTGCAGGCGCGTCCGTACGAAGATCACGGGCCGTTACAGTCGATACAgatggaggaggaggaggaggatgacGACGGCACGTATGAGGATTATGGAGGTGAAGAAACTATGGATGAGGCGGAGGAAATACGGACGAAGGTTTTAAATCACCATCAATATGGAGGAGGCGGTGGAGTTGTGGAAGTTTCTAGAAGTAGTGAGCTTACTCTTGCTTTTGAAGGTGAAGTGTATGTTTTCCCTGCAGTCACTCCTGAGAAG GTGCAAGCAGTGCTCTTGCTATTGGGGGAATGTGACATTCCTACTGCCGTGCCCACTGTTGAAGTTCCTTTCGACAACACG GTTGAGGATTTTCCAAAGCAAGTTAATCTTTCAAGAAGATTTGCCTCCTTGGTTAGATTCCGAGAGAAGCGAAAGGAGAGATGTTTTGACAAGAAAATTAGATATAGTGTCAGGAAGGAGGTTGCTCAAAG GATGCATCGGAAGAATGGTCAATTTGCATCTTTGAAAGCAAGTTCTGGATCTTCTAGCTGCGACTCAGCCAAGAGTAGCCTTGAAGGAGATGGCACTCAGCATTCTGAAACTGT TCCTGGAAAGTGTCACCATTGTGGTGTGAGTGAAAATTGTACGCCAGCAATGCGTCGTGGGCCAGATGGACCAAGGACGCTCTGCAATGCATGTGGACTAAAGTGGGCAAACAAG GGAACATTGAGGGATCTAAGCAAGGGAGCGAGGAAAATATCTGTTGAACCAAAAGAACTG GGAACTCCCGACAATCCCATGAAGGCATTTGCTGAAGGATCTCTTGATCAGTGTGCTGATGTAGAAAAG AATCTATTCGGCGCTGGGAGCAATCTTGCAAATGAGATACCTGTGGGTATCATTAGTCCTTCTTGTAATCTTGTTGAGCAG GAAACTCTAGTTGATATTGGAAATGCTTCCAAAACTGAAATTGACATTCCTGCAAATTTTGACTA G
- the LOC107783346 gene encoding GATA transcription factor 19 isoform X2 has translation MMSGNPRPLQARPYEDHGPLQSIQMEEEEEDDDGTYEDYGGEETMDEAEEIRTKVLNHHQYGGGGGVVEVSRSSELTLAFEGEVYVFPAVTPEKVQAVLLLLGECDIPTAVPTVEVPFDNTVEDFPKQVNLSRRFASLVRFREKRKERCFDKKIRYSVRKEVAQRMHRKNGQFASLKASSGSSSCDSAKSSLEGDGTQHSETVPGKCHHCGVSENCTPAMRRGPDGPRTLCNACGLKWANKGTLRDLSKGARKISVEPKELGTPDNPMKAFAEGSLDQCADVEKNLFGAGSNLANEIPVGIISPSCNLVEQETLVDIGNASKTEIDIPANFD, from the exons ATGATGTCGGGGAATCCACGGCCACTGCAGGCGCGTCCGTACGAAGATCACGGGCCGTTACAGTCGATACAgatggaggaggaggaggaggatgacGACGGCACGTATGAGGATTATGGAGGTGAAGAAACTATGGATGAGGCGGAGGAAATACGGACGAAGGTTTTAAATCACCATCAATATGGAGGAGGCGGTGGAGTTGTGGAAGTTTCTAGAAGTAGTGAGCTTACTCTTGCTTTTGAAGGTGAAGTGTATGTTTTCCCTGCAGTCACTCCTGAGAAG GTGCAAGCAGTGCTCTTGCTATTGGGGGAATGTGACATTCCTACTGCCGTGCCCACTGTTGAAGTTCCTTTCGACAACACG GTTGAGGATTTTCCAAAGCAAGTTAATCTTTCAAGAAGATTTGCCTCCTTGGTTAGATTCCGAGAGAAGCGAAAGGAGAGATGTTTTGACAAGAAAATTAGATATAGTGTCAGGAAGGAGGTTGCTCAAAG GATGCATCGGAAGAATGGTCAATTTGCATCTTTGAAAGCAAGTTCTGGATCTTCTAGCTGCGACTCAGCCAAGAGTAGCCTTGAAGGAGATGGCACTCAGCATTCTGAAACTGT TCCTGGAAAGTGTCACCATTGTGGTGTGAGTGAAAATTGTACGCCAGCAATGCGTCGTGGGCCAGATGGACCAAGGACGCTCTGCAATGCATGTGGACTAAAGTGGGCAAACAAG GGAACATTGAGGGATCTAAGCAAGGGAGCGAGGAAAATATCTGTTGAACCAAAAGAACTG GGAACTCCCGACAATCCCATGAAGGCATTTGCTGAAGGATCTCTTGATCAGTGTGCTGATGTAGAAAAG AATCTATTCGGCGCTGGGAGCAATCTTGCAAATGAGATACCTGTGGGTATCATTAGTCCTTCTTGTAATCTTGTTGAGCAG GAAACTCTAGTTGATATTGGAAATGCTTCCAAAACTGAAATTGACATTCCTGCAAATTTTGACTAG
- the LOC107783345 gene encoding GATA transcription factor 25-like isoform X1, which yields MNSHIQAMNVDNHFSAAGEEVPADRDKAVDDFPIGYEGEVGGVEVTMHHNYSVYSASDHVAFQNGEANLNQLTLSFRGQVFVFDGVTTHKVQSVFQLLGGFEYSPGMQAVGLSSPNQEDSVDYPLHCADPKRLESLIRFREKRKRRCYGKKIRYDVRQEVAFRMQRKNGQFARKGSGEPKPDDNPPEETWCVHCGTSSKDTPMMRRGPAGPRTLCNACGLTWANKGIMRNLYTASYDNTLLTELEDEDHRNHDYGAPPCSLSYQVSSSASDSSVLAARQRL from the exons ATGAATTCTCATATTCAAGCTATGAATGTGGATAACCATTTTTCCGCCGCCGGCGAGGAAGTTCCCGCCGACAGGGATAAGGCGGTTGACGACTTTCCGATTGGGTATGAAGGTGAGGTGGGTGGTGTTGAGGTTACAATGCATCATAATTACTCAGTTTATAGTGCTTCTGATCATGTTGCTTTTCAAAATGGAGAGGCTAATTTGAACCAGCTCACACTATCGTTTCGTGGCCAAGTTTTCGTTTTTGATGGCGTTACTACTCACAAG GTCCAATCGGTCTTTCAACTTTTAGGTGGATTTGAGTATTCTCCGGGCATGCAAGCTGTAGGTTTGTCAAGTCCAAATCAGGAG GACTCTGTGGACTATCCATTGCACTGTGCAGATCCAAAAAGACTTGAATCCCTCATTAGATTTCGTGAAAAGAGGAAAAGGCGATGCTATGGAAAGAAAATCAGATATGACGTCCGCCAAGAAGTTGCATTCAG GATGCAGCGCAAGAATGGACAATTTGCTCGAAAAGGTTCAGGTGAACCAAAACCGGATGACAACCCGCCAGAAGAAACTTG GTGTGTCCATTGCGGAACTAGTTCAAAGGATACACCTATGATGAGGCGTGGTCCTGCTGGCCCAAGGACTCTTTGCAATGCATGTGGCCTCACTTGGGCAAATAAG GGGATCATGAGGAATCTCTATACGGCATCCTATGACAATACTCTGCTCACAGAACTGGAG GATGAAGATCATAGAAACCATGACTATGGAGCTCCTCCCTGTTCCCTCTCTTATCAAGTTTCTTCCTCGGCCAGTGATTCCTCCGTTCTGGCAGCTCGACAAAGACTTTGA
- the LOC107783345 gene encoding GATA transcription factor 25-like isoform X2 — protein sequence MNSHIQAMNVDNHFSAAGEEVPADRDKAVDDFPIGYEGEVGGVEVTMHHNYSVYSASDHVAFQNGEANLNQLTLSFRGQVFVFDGVTTHKVQSVFQLLGGFEYSPGMQAVGLSSPNQEDSVDYPLHCADPKRLESLIRFREKRKRRCYGKKIRYDVRQEVAFRMQRKNGQFARKGSGEPKPDDNPPEETWCVHCGTSSKDTPMMRRGPAGPRTLCNACGLTWANKVGLTKWDHEESLYGIL from the exons ATGAATTCTCATATTCAAGCTATGAATGTGGATAACCATTTTTCCGCCGCCGGCGAGGAAGTTCCCGCCGACAGGGATAAGGCGGTTGACGACTTTCCGATTGGGTATGAAGGTGAGGTGGGTGGTGTTGAGGTTACAATGCATCATAATTACTCAGTTTATAGTGCTTCTGATCATGTTGCTTTTCAAAATGGAGAGGCTAATTTGAACCAGCTCACACTATCGTTTCGTGGCCAAGTTTTCGTTTTTGATGGCGTTACTACTCACAAG GTCCAATCGGTCTTTCAACTTTTAGGTGGATTTGAGTATTCTCCGGGCATGCAAGCTGTAGGTTTGTCAAGTCCAAATCAGGAG GACTCTGTGGACTATCCATTGCACTGTGCAGATCCAAAAAGACTTGAATCCCTCATTAGATTTCGTGAAAAGAGGAAAAGGCGATGCTATGGAAAGAAAATCAGATATGACGTCCGCCAAGAAGTTGCATTCAG GATGCAGCGCAAGAATGGACAATTTGCTCGAAAAGGTTCAGGTGAACCAAAACCGGATGACAACCCGCCAGAAGAAACTTG GTGTGTCCATTGCGGAACTAGTTCAAAGGATACACCTATGATGAGGCGTGGTCCTGCTGGCCCAAGGACTCTTTGCAATGCATGTGGCCTCACTTGGGCAAATAAGGTTGGCCTCACTAAGT GGGATCATGAGGAATCTCTATACGGCATCCTATGA